CACGTGCGGCTCAGCCACGCGGCCGCCGGCAAATCCCCGGGCGGGGATTAGTGGGGCAGGATTAAGGGCCCCAgtttgggggggctggggccgcaCCAGCTGCTATTAAaggcgggggggccggggagcggggccgcggtGGTGCCATGGCTCCGAAGACGGTGCTGATCACCGGCTGCTCCTCCGGCATCGGGCTGGCGCTGGCGGTGAGGCTGGCACGGGACAAGCAGCGCCGCTTCCGAGGTGAGTGGGGTTGGGGGGATCCCCCATGCCTAGGGGAGACCCCCGTGCGGGGCTTAGCTGCCTCTGCCCCCAGTTATCGCCACCATGAGGAACGTGGGCAGGAGCGGggcgctggcggcggcggcggggccggcacTGGGTCGGACGCTGGAGATCAAGCAGCTGGATGTCTGCGACGAGGACTCCATCCGCGCCTGCCTCAACAGCATCCCTGGGCGCCACATCGACGTCCTGGGtgagccccagcacccccctcCCACCGAGTCCCCATGGCGCCCCGTGCTGGGGGGCCACATGCCAGGGAGCCTCCATGCTGGGGACACCCCGTGCATGGGGGGTTGTCCATGCTGAGCATGTCCCATGCTGGGGAccctctgtgctggggacaCCTCATGCACCAGGGACTCCCTGACCCCATGCACCAGGGACCCTCCATGCCAGGGACCCTCTGTGCTGGGGCCACCCCGTGTCCCAGGGACCCCCTGACCCCGCACACCAGGGACCCTCCATGCCAGGGAccctctgtgctggggacaCCTCATGCACCAGGGACCCCCTGACCCCACACACCAAGGACATCCTGCACCAGTGACCCTCTGTGCCGGTGCCACCCCATGTCCCAGGGATCCTCCACACCCAGGGCATCCCATGCTGGGGACCCTCTGAGCATTGGGGACCTTCAGCATTGGGTGCAGGAGGCCCCTGCATGGGGGACACCCCACTGATGCCCCGTGCCCACAGTCAGCAACGCCGGGGTGGGCATGGCTGGCCCCCTGGAGTGCCAGAGCCTGGCAGCCATGCAGAGCCTCATGGACACCAACTTCTTCGGCCTCGTCCGCCTGGTCAAGGAGGTCCTGCCCGACATGAAGCGCCGCCGCGGGGGGCACATTGTGGTCATCAGCAGCATCATGGGCCTGCAGGGTAGGGGAGGATGGGGCACCCTGGTGGAaccaacaaccccccccccaccccaaccctgACTGGGACCCCCTCCACCCATTCCAGGCATCGTCTTCAACGACATCTACGCAGCCTCCAAGTTTGCAGTGGAGGGTTTCTGCGAGAGCCTGGTGGTGCAGGCGCTGCGCTTCAATGTGGCGTGAGTccaggggctggtggtgggcaCGGCCCCCCCGGGGCGGAGGTGTTTGGGGGGTGCCGGGGTCCCcagtgccccatccctgggcaggATCAGCCTGGTGGAGCCAGGGCCGGTGACGACGGAGTTCGAGATGAAGTTGTACGAGGAAGCCAAACGCGCTGACTACTCGCGGACCGACCCCGAGACGGCCGACATCTTCACCAACCTCTACCTGAGGAACTCCAGGGACGTCTTCGCCAGCCTGGGCCAGACCCCTGAGGACATCGCGGAGGTGACAGGCGGGCAGGTGGCCCTGCCAGGAGTGGGGCTgccctcttcccaccccccagcctggcaacccccagctgggctgggctctttAGAGAAGCCTCAATTAGCCCTAACGAGGAGCAGCGacccccagctggcagcagagcaggggtcCTGCTCCAACAACTCCTTCCCCCTCAGCTCCATCCTGAtggggctgagcccagctggGAATGGGGGTGGATGGGGATGGGgttgggatgggatgggagtGGGGGATGGGAATGGGGATGGGATCAGGTGGGATGTGGTTGGGGATAGGATAGGATGGGAATGGGAAggagatgggatggggatgggaaggagaTGGGATGGGAATGGGAAggagatgggatggggatgggaaggagatgggatggggatgggaaggggtTTGGAATggaatgggatggggatggggatgggcaAGGGGATAGGATGGGATGGGAGTGGAAAGGGGTTGGGGATAGGATGGGATGGGAATGGGATTGGGAATGGGGATGGGATGCAgacaggatgggatggggatggaaaTGGGAATggggatgggctgggatgggctgggaaggagagggaggagatgGGGGCAGGAAGGGGACAGTGATGTCCCTATGTGCAGCACACACTGCGGGTGATCGAGGCGGCTCGGCCACCTTTCCGGCATCAGACC
This DNA window, taken from Falco peregrinus isolate bFalPer1 chromosome 18, bFalPer1.pri, whole genome shotgun sequence, encodes the following:
- the LOC101922231 gene encoding retinol dehydrogenase 8, whose protein sequence is MAPKTVLITGCSSGIGLALAVRLARDKQRRFRVIATMRNVGRSGALAAAAGPALGRTLEIKQLDVCDEDSIRACLNSIPGRHIDVLVSNAGVGMAGPLECQSLAAMQSLMDTNFFGLVRLVKEVLPDMKRRRGGHIVVISSIMGLQGIVFNDIYAASKFAVEGFCESLVVQALRFNVAISLVEPGPVTTEFEMKLYEEAKRADYSRTDPETADIFTNLYLRNSRDVFASLGQTPEDIAEHTLRVIEAARPPFRHQTNVAYTPMAALKHADPSGALMTDAFYKLVFKYDAVLRLSLRAIRLLRWKAQKVKEGVRLLGFR